The following are encoded together in the Nocardioides okcheonensis genome:
- a CDS encoding ATP-binding protein: MSVDGTRHQEVADGRDGLFAEDTVTTPADDTMQWRAGLLQLVNWGGFSGLTTVPLGGDATMISGASGVGKSTILDAYTALMMPSDTKFNGASNDAVAGRARSMGQRNLLSYLRGAVDVVDDPRTGRPVEKLLRGRGSDTWGAVAMTYVNDRGGQFTVLRTYYVPRRATRSGDVQMQLVTHDGPLALETLEVAVPDRFHATTLKKLFPGVRVHRTYAEFAAVLHARLGIGANGDGAKALRLLARIQSGNQVRSVDELYKDMVLERPSTYAAADRAIEHFDDLDAAHAAMRTEEQKLELLAPITGIQERKVRAARRLAELDSFGVTRTGDTPLRTWLLRTHLRLIGEAVTTNRVDRAAVADQLASAAAAERALQGDLETAKDAHRAAGGSSLQALAHSVEQEHAVRADREGRRAVLRDRMLPLIDVSDAHAPDVDSALMSVESFTVLQLHARQWLAGRDREQERLTRARDGARDRRYPLSHRRAELRREREALEGRAGRVGSRMQELRAEVARASGLTEEDLPFLAELVDVAPDEARWRTAVETVLGASARTMLVPLDELARFSRAIDGLRLRGRLVFEGVELDLPDRAPDDPERIAGKLLFRDSPFSGWVQAHVAEPSRNALCVADARDLDGPGLRVTLAGQTRNGRRGAHGRGDARDIIGFSNEDAIGEVDAELARIEAELDAIDAEVTELDRRASVLEHQRAAYDAVATARFDDLDVEASDRRIAELEARREEVLSADDGLQVLERQIEELGEQLETTRRTRFELERRQRELNEVHGRLVDDEDLVTDRLAAVGDAVLTEEQEAALASDFRAAAAPADPEDLDRFTESSHRLAERLREAVGDAEAELRRADDELTTVFRAYKLQWESPNLGATPDSYGDFARILEEIRGTGLAGRRAEWRRRLTEWSGQDLVPLLGAMAASVEEIEDRLEPINAILRRLEFGGAGDRLRIRLRRLSPAHVQVFLRDLRVLTQRPTAELDEAGLEQRFADLSRFMGQLRKPSAVGDGPGAGPSERDRLLDVRRHVEVSAERYDALSGELRATYRTLGEKSGGESQELVAFIVGSALRFRLGDEMRSRPRFAPVFLDEGFVKADSEFAGRAVRAWKGLGFQLVIGVPLDKVTGLEPHMDDLLAITKNSRTHQSWITPITDART; the protein is encoded by the coding sequence ATGAGCGTCGACGGGACCCGCCACCAGGAGGTGGCTGACGGGCGCGACGGGCTGTTCGCCGAGGACACGGTCACCACGCCGGCCGACGACACGATGCAGTGGCGCGCCGGACTGCTCCAGCTGGTCAACTGGGGCGGCTTCTCCGGCCTCACGACCGTGCCGCTGGGCGGGGACGCGACGATGATCTCCGGCGCCTCGGGCGTCGGCAAGTCCACCATCCTCGACGCCTACACCGCGCTGATGATGCCGTCGGACACGAAGTTCAACGGCGCCTCCAACGACGCGGTCGCCGGCCGCGCGCGCAGCATGGGCCAGCGCAACCTGCTGTCCTACCTGCGCGGCGCAGTGGACGTCGTCGACGACCCGCGCACCGGGCGGCCGGTCGAGAAGCTGCTCCGCGGGCGCGGCAGCGACACGTGGGGCGCGGTCGCGATGACCTACGTCAACGACCGCGGCGGGCAGTTCACGGTGCTGCGCACCTACTACGTCCCGCGGCGCGCCACCCGCTCCGGTGACGTGCAGATGCAGCTGGTCACCCACGACGGACCGCTGGCCCTCGAGACGCTCGAGGTCGCGGTGCCGGACCGCTTCCACGCCACCACGCTGAAGAAGCTGTTCCCCGGGGTCCGGGTGCACCGGACGTACGCCGAGTTCGCCGCGGTCCTGCACGCCCGGCTCGGCATCGGGGCCAACGGCGACGGCGCGAAGGCGCTGCGGCTGCTCGCCCGGATCCAGTCCGGCAACCAGGTCCGCAGCGTCGACGAGCTCTACAAGGACATGGTCCTCGAGCGGCCCTCGACCTACGCCGCCGCCGACCGCGCCATCGAGCACTTCGACGACCTCGACGCCGCGCACGCCGCGATGCGCACCGAGGAGCAGAAGCTCGAGCTGCTGGCCCCGATCACCGGCATCCAGGAGCGCAAGGTCCGCGCCGCGAGGCGCCTCGCCGAGCTGGACTCCTTCGGCGTCACCCGCACCGGCGACACCCCGCTGCGGACCTGGCTGCTGCGCACCCACCTGCGGCTGATCGGCGAGGCCGTCACCACCAACCGGGTCGACCGGGCGGCGGTCGCCGACCAGCTGGCGTCGGCCGCGGCCGCGGAGCGCGCGCTGCAGGGTGACCTCGAGACCGCCAAGGACGCCCACCGCGCCGCCGGCGGCTCGTCGTTGCAGGCGCTGGCGCACTCGGTCGAGCAGGAGCACGCGGTCCGCGCCGACCGCGAAGGCCGGCGCGCGGTGCTGCGCGACCGGATGCTGCCGCTGATCGACGTCTCCGACGCCCACGCGCCCGACGTCGACTCCGCGCTGATGTCGGTGGAGTCCTTCACCGTCCTCCAGCTGCACGCGCGGCAGTGGCTCGCCGGCCGCGACCGCGAGCAGGAGCGGCTGACCCGCGCGCGTGACGGCGCGCGCGACCGCCGCTACCCGCTCAGCCACCGCAGGGCCGAGCTGCGCCGCGAGCGCGAGGCCCTCGAGGGACGCGCGGGCCGGGTCGGCTCGCGGATGCAGGAGCTGCGCGCCGAGGTCGCCCGCGCCAGCGGCCTGACCGAGGAGGACCTCCCGTTCCTCGCCGAGCTGGTCGACGTCGCCCCCGACGAGGCGCGCTGGCGCACGGCCGTCGAGACCGTCCTCGGGGCGAGCGCCCGCACGATGCTGGTCCCGCTCGACGAGCTCGCCCGCTTCTCGCGCGCCATCGACGGGCTGCGGCTGCGGGGCCGCCTGGTCTTCGAGGGCGTCGAGCTCGACCTGCCCGACCGGGCGCCGGACGACCCCGAGCGGATCGCCGGAAAGCTGCTGTTCCGCGACAGCCCGTTCTCCGGCTGGGTCCAGGCACACGTCGCGGAGCCCTCGCGCAACGCCCTGTGCGTCGCGGACGCCCGTGACCTCGACGGCCCCGGTCTCCGCGTGACGCTGGCCGGGCAGACCCGCAACGGCCGCCGCGGTGCGCACGGGCGCGGCGACGCCCGCGACATCATCGGCTTCTCCAACGAGGACGCCATCGGCGAGGTCGACGCCGAGCTCGCCCGGATCGAGGCCGAGCTCGACGCGATCGACGCCGAGGTCACCGAGCTCGACCGCCGCGCGTCGGTGCTCGAGCACCAGCGCGCGGCCTACGACGCGGTCGCCACGGCGCGCTTCGACGACCTCGACGTCGAGGCGAGCGACCGGCGCATCGCCGAGCTCGAGGCCCGCCGCGAGGAGGTCCTGTCGGCCGACGACGGCCTGCAGGTGCTGGAGCGCCAGATCGAGGAGCTCGGTGAGCAGCTCGAGACGACGCGGCGCACCCGCTTCGAGCTCGAGCGGCGCCAGCGCGAGCTCAACGAGGTCCACGGACGCCTCGTCGACGACGAGGACCTGGTCACCGACCGGCTCGCCGCCGTCGGCGACGCCGTCCTCACCGAGGAGCAGGAGGCCGCCCTGGCGTCGGACTTCCGCGCCGCGGCCGCGCCCGCCGACCCCGAGGACCTCGACCGGTTCACCGAGTCCTCGCACCGTCTGGCCGAGCGGCTGCGCGAGGCGGTCGGCGACGCCGAGGCCGAGCTGCGTCGCGCCGACGACGAGCTCACGACGGTCTTCCGGGCCTACAAGCTGCAGTGGGAGTCGCCCAACCTCGGCGCCACGCCGGACTCCTACGGCGATTTCGCCCGCATCCTCGAGGAGATCCGCGGCACCGGACTGGCCGGGCGGCGCGCCGAGTGGCGGCGCCGGCTCACCGAGTGGAGCGGCCAGGACCTGGTGCCGCTGCTGGGCGCGATGGCCGCGTCGGTGGAGGAGATCGAGGACCGGCTCGAGCCGATCAACGCGATCCTGCGCCGCCTCGAGTTCGGCGGCGCCGGCGACCGCCTCCGGATCCGGCTGCGGCGGCTCTCGCCCGCCCACGTCCAGGTCTTCCTCCGCGACCTGAGAGTGTTGACCCAGCGTCCGACCGCCGAGCTCGACGAGGCCGGGCTGGAGCAGCGCTTCGCCGACCTCAGCCGGTTCATGGGACAGCTCCGCAAGCCGTCGGCCGTCGGCGACGGGCCCGGGGCCGGCCCGAGCGAGCGCGACCGGCTGCTCGACGTACGCCGGCACGTCGAGGTCAGCGCCGAGCGCTACGACGCGCTGTCCGGCGAGCTGCGCGCGACCTACCGGACGCTGGGGGAGAAGAGCGGCGGCGAGAGCCAGGAGCTGGTGGCGTTCATCGTCGGCTCGGCGTTGCGCTTCCGCCTCGGCGACGAGATGCGCTCGCGGCCGCGGTTCGCGCCGGTGTTCCTCGACGAGGGCTTCGTCAAGGCCGACTCGGAGTTCGCAGGCCGTGCCGTCCGGGCGTGGAAGGGGCTGGGCTTCCAGCTCGTCATCGGCGTCCCGCTCGACAAGGTCACCGGACTCGAGCCGCACATGGACGACCTGCTGGCGATCACCAAGAACAGCCGGACCCACCAGTCCTGGATCACGCCCATCACGGACGCGCGGACCTGA
- a CDS encoding short-chain fatty acid transporter produces the protein MSTIPGTTDERGLARLAQRSAAWTEKWFPDAYVFALAGVVLVSVAAMVNGSSPVHVAETFGGGFWDLATFTLQMAMVVLTGYVVATSPPVARLIERIALVPSTPRGAVAFVALLSCVVSMLNWGLSLVFSGLLARAIARRGDLRADYRALGAAAYLGLGAVWALGLSSSAAQLQATPASLPPELLEITGVLDFGATILTWQSLLMAAVLIALSVAVAWASAPQGAAVRTAEDMDVDLSDDVQPLAERTRPGEWLEYSRILPALVGLLTLGWLVQQLATLPFLSVISSLNGYLMVFLVLGLVLHGTPRGFLNAVTRAVPTTAGVLVQFPLYAAMAAVLTRAEGRGGVTVSEHLADLFTSIGGGGGFAVVIALYTALLGLLVPSGGGKWLVEAPYVMQSATDVGMNLGWTVQIYNAAEALPNLVNPFFMLPLLAVLGLRARDLVGFTFLQFLFHLPVVLLLLWLLGMTFEFVPPVAP, from the coding sequence ATGTCGACGATCCCGGGCACGACCGACGAGCGAGGGCTGGCCCGCCTCGCCCAGCGCAGCGCAGCATGGACCGAGAAGTGGTTCCCCGACGCCTACGTCTTCGCCCTCGCCGGCGTGGTGCTGGTGTCGGTGGCCGCGATGGTCAACGGCTCGAGCCCGGTCCACGTCGCGGAGACGTTCGGCGGCGGGTTCTGGGACCTCGCCACCTTCACCCTGCAGATGGCGATGGTCGTGCTCACCGGCTACGTCGTGGCCACCTCTCCCCCGGTCGCCCGGCTGATCGAGCGGATTGCGCTGGTCCCGTCGACGCCACGCGGCGCGGTGGCGTTCGTCGCGCTGCTGTCGTGCGTGGTCTCGATGCTCAACTGGGGCCTCAGCCTGGTCTTCAGCGGCCTGCTCGCCCGCGCCATCGCGCGACGCGGCGACCTGCGCGCCGACTACCGCGCCCTCGGGGCCGCGGCGTACCTCGGGCTCGGCGCCGTGTGGGCGCTGGGGCTCTCGTCGTCGGCCGCCCAGCTCCAGGCCACCCCGGCCTCGCTGCCGCCGGAGCTGCTCGAGATCACCGGCGTCCTCGACTTCGGGGCCACCATCCTCACCTGGCAGTCGCTGCTGATGGCCGCGGTCCTCATCGCGCTCAGCGTCGCGGTCGCGTGGGCCTCGGCGCCGCAGGGCGCGGCCGTCCGCACCGCCGAGGACATGGACGTCGACCTCTCCGACGACGTGCAGCCGCTCGCCGAGCGCACCCGGCCCGGCGAGTGGCTGGAGTACTCCCGCATCCTGCCCGCGCTCGTCGGCCTGCTGACCCTCGGCTGGCTGGTCCAGCAGCTCGCGACGCTGCCGTTCCTGTCGGTGATCAGCAGCCTCAACGGCTACCTCATGGTGTTCCTCGTGCTCGGCCTGGTGCTCCACGGCACGCCGCGCGGCTTCCTCAACGCGGTCACGCGCGCGGTCCCGACGACCGCCGGGGTCCTCGTGCAGTTCCCGCTCTACGCGGCGATGGCCGCGGTCCTCACCCGCGCCGAGGGTCGCGGCGGGGTGACCGTGTCGGAGCACCTCGCCGACCTGTTCACCAGCATCGGCGGCGGCGGCGGCTTCGCCGTGGTGATCGCGCTCTACACCGCGCTGCTCGGCCTGCTCGTCCCGTCGGGCGGCGGCAAATGGCTCGTCGAGGCGCCGTACGTCATGCAGTCGGCGACCGACGTCGGGATGAACCTCGGCTGGACGGTGCAGATCTACAACGCCGCCGAGGCCCTGCCCAACCTGGTCAACCCGTTCTTCATGCTCCCACTGCTCGCGGTGCTCGGCCTGCGGGCGCGCGACCTGGTCGGCTTCACGTTCCTGCAGTTCCTCTTCCACCTGCCGGTGGTGCTGCTCCTGCTCTGGCTGCTCGGGATGACCTTCGAGTTCGTGCCGCCGGTCGCGCCCTGA
- a CDS encoding amidohydrolase has protein sequence MRTTVFRHAAVFDGFRHRGRVGEVLVEDGRITAVGPDVTVPGARVVDVDGGLLLPGFTDAHVHPVQGGLERLGCDLSDLPADATAYLEHVGAYAAGLVRDWVQGGGWAMAAFPGGLPTAAALDGVVGDRPVALANRDHHGLWVSSRALALAGITAATPDPVDGRIERDADGAPTGVLHEGAMRLLDDVLPVAGEDDVHAALLEGQRHLLALGVTSWQDAIVGAYSGMQDCGPAYARAAASGDLVGTVVGALWWDRDRGAEQVAELVDKRADWTRGRFRATSVKVMQDGVAENGTAALVEPYLDRCGHATANTGISFVDPAELRRHVAELDRLGFQVHVHGLGDRGVREALDAFEGTDPRRRHHVAHLQLVHPDDVPRFAALGVAANIQALWACHDEQMTELTLPFLGRDRAQRQYPFRDLYAASARLVAGSDWPVSTPDPLAALHTAVHRTTHGDPGRAGTDPFLPGQALPVEAAFAAYTSGSAWVNHRDDAGRIAPGAVADLVVLDRDPFAAPDELGAAQVRSTWVDGECVHDA, from the coding sequence GTGCGCACCACCGTCTTCCGCCACGCCGCCGTCTTCGACGGGTTCCGCCACCGCGGCCGGGTCGGGGAGGTCCTGGTCGAGGACGGCCGGATCACCGCGGTCGGCCCCGACGTCACCGTCCCGGGCGCCCGGGTCGTGGACGTCGACGGCGGGCTGCTGCTGCCCGGCTTCACCGACGCCCACGTCCACCCGGTGCAGGGCGGCCTCGAGCGGCTCGGCTGCGACCTCAGCGATCTGCCCGCCGACGCGACCGCCTACCTCGAGCACGTCGGGGCGTACGCCGCCGGCTTGGTCCGCGACTGGGTGCAGGGCGGCGGCTGGGCGATGGCCGCCTTCCCCGGCGGTCTGCCGACGGCGGCCGCGCTCGACGGCGTGGTCGGCGACCGGCCGGTCGCGCTGGCGAACCGTGACCACCACGGCCTGTGGGTGAGCTCGCGGGCGCTGGCCCTGGCCGGCATCACGGCCGCGACGCCGGACCCGGTCGACGGCCGGATCGAGCGCGACGCCGACGGCGCGCCGACCGGGGTGCTCCACGAGGGCGCGATGCGTCTCCTCGACGACGTCCTGCCGGTGGCCGGCGAGGACGACGTGCACGCCGCGCTCCTCGAGGGCCAGCGCCACCTGCTCGCGCTCGGCGTCACGTCGTGGCAGGACGCGATCGTCGGCGCCTACTCGGGCATGCAGGACTGCGGTCCGGCCTACGCCCGCGCGGCGGCCTCCGGCGACCTCGTCGGCACCGTGGTCGGCGCCCTGTGGTGGGACCGCGACCGCGGGGCCGAGCAGGTGGCCGAGCTCGTCGACAAGCGTGCCGACTGGACGCGGGGTCGGTTCCGCGCGACCTCGGTGAAGGTCATGCAGGACGGGGTCGCGGAGAACGGCACGGCCGCGCTGGTCGAGCCGTACCTCGACCGCTGCGGGCACGCGACCGCCAACACGGGGATCTCCTTCGTCGACCCCGCCGAGCTGCGGCGCCACGTCGCGGAGCTCGACCGGCTCGGCTTCCAGGTGCACGTCCACGGGCTCGGCGACCGGGGCGTGCGCGAGGCGCTCGACGCCTTCGAGGGGACCGACCCGCGCCGCCGCCACCACGTCGCCCACCTCCAGCTCGTGCACCCCGACGACGTGCCGCGGTTCGCCGCCCTCGGCGTGGCCGCCAACATCCAGGCGCTGTGGGCGTGCCACGACGAGCAGATGACCGAGCTGACCCTCCCGTTCCTCGGACGGGACCGGGCGCAGCGGCAGTACCCCTTCCGCGACCTGTACGCGGCCTCCGCGCGGCTGGTCGCCGGCAGCGACTGGCCGGTCAGCACGCCCGACCCGCTCGCGGCGCTGCACACCGCCGTCCACCGCACCACCCACGGCGACCCCGGCCGGGCGGGCACCGATCCCTTCCTGCCCGGCCAGGCGCTGCCGGTCGAGGCGGCGTTCGCCGCCTACACCAGCGGGTCGGCGTGGGTGAACCACCGCGACGACGCCGGTCGGATCGCGCCGGGCGCGGTCGCCGACCTGGTCGTCCTGGACCGCGACCCGTTCGCGGCGCCGGACGAGCTCGGGGCGGCGCAGGTCCGGTCGACGTGGGTCGACGGGGAGTGCGTCCACGACGCCTGA
- a CDS encoding response regulator transcription factor — protein MAAVLVVDDDEDIRDIITFRVRRDGHDVTSVGHPNAALDVAATETFDLAILDWSMPAMDGGELCERLHRLPHLDGIPVLIVTAHSDLATRQRAERAGATSYLTKPFALQDLAGSVCALLGTSVRAS, from the coding sequence ATGGCTGCGGTGCTGGTGGTTGACGATGACGAGGACATCCGCGACATCATCACCTTCCGGGTGCGTCGCGACGGGCACGACGTCACCAGCGTCGGGCACCCGAACGCCGCCCTCGACGTGGCCGCCACCGAGACCTTCGACCTGGCCATCCTCGACTGGAGCATGCCGGCGATGGACGGCGGCGAGCTCTGCGAGCGGCTGCACCGGCTGCCGCACCTCGACGGGATCCCGGTCCTCATCGTGACCGCGCACTCCGACCTGGCGACCCGCCAGCGCGCCGAGCGCGCGGGGGCGACGTCCTACCTCACGAAGCCGTTCGCGCTGCAGGACCTCGCCGGCTCGGTGTGCGCCCTCCTCGGGACGTCCGTCCGCGCCTCCTGA
- a CDS encoding response regulator — protein sequence MAEVLVVDDDEDIRDVLALAARRAGHRVTSVSDPGAALAVAQAAHVDLALIGWSTAVESGSDLCARLRALPHLASTPILVVTGHADEETRRRAAEAGASGCLTAPFSLHELDHVVTAQLAARRTAPHRLGA from the coding sequence ATGGCCGAGGTGCTGGTCGTGGACGACGACGAGGACATCCGTGACGTGCTCGCGCTGGCGGCCCGCAGGGCCGGCCACCGCGTCACGAGCGTGAGCGACCCGGGCGCCGCCCTCGCGGTGGCGCAGGCCGCCCACGTCGACCTCGCGCTCATCGGCTGGTCCACGGCCGTGGAGTCCGGGAGCGACCTCTGCGCCCGCCTGCGTGCGCTCCCGCACCTGGCGAGCACCCCGATCCTGGTCGTGACGGGCCACGCCGACGAGGAGACCCGGCGCCGAGCCGCCGAGGCCGGTGCCTCGGGCTGCCTGACCGCGCCCTTCTCCCTGCACGAGCTCGACCACGTCGTGACGGCCCAGCTGGCCGCGCGCCGCACCGCCCCCCACCGGCTGGGGGCCTGA
- a CDS encoding sensor histidine kinase, with protein MPVPTTLSVPHTLEEVRGVVLRRFLAVDLMVAALVVVSLTVHAVTPESLLHRTAYLVPILFAAVAACLGARTAPHGERLVPTLVAAGVSLAAAGDVVWQVLDAAGVSPAVPVDHPPRLAGFLALSAAMWVVIGRSGPGRRVEATFMIDAATIVVVSVLVLWSVSFGRTVDEDAPSYVRAVWLAYPVADALLLALVVRVLLSSRARSAIDAAFGVGVLLWLASDVLYLVDPHGVGKETMDAAWMVAPVLLARAAWSWRPVLGAQADTRSSNGWLVGLAIAVVPLFVPPTVEVVADLRGRAESPVMFGLSSAVLVALAFIRTARLMIAEQHARAELERARDEALAASRAKSAFVATMSHEIRTPLTTVLATAEMLDDVDLDEDQQDLQRRMRRSGGLLHTLVEDILDFSRIEAGHLELSTVPFDLPAVAGELAHSYCARAAEVGLAFEALVDPGLPRLVRGDPGRLQQIAGNLLDNALKFTDEGCLTLEVRRAPGDAAVEARDDSEVAVQVVVRDTGIGIPPDRLAAVFGAFEQVDGSSTRRHGGTGLGLAICGQLAALMGGTITVTSEPGRGSEFVATVRLQVVRDDASGTLAGTAGPVASGR; from the coding sequence ATGCCCGTGCCGACCACGCTGTCCGTGCCGCACACCCTCGAGGAGGTCCGGGGCGTCGTCCTGCGCCGCTTCCTCGCCGTCGACCTGATGGTGGCGGCGCTGGTCGTCGTGTCCCTGACGGTCCACGCGGTCACCCCGGAGTCGCTGCTGCACCGCACCGCCTACCTCGTCCCCATCCTGTTCGCGGCCGTCGCGGCCTGCCTCGGGGCCCGCACAGCGCCGCACGGCGAGCGGCTGGTGCCCACCCTGGTCGCCGCCGGGGTGTCGCTCGCCGCCGCGGGCGACGTGGTGTGGCAGGTCCTCGACGCCGCCGGCGTCTCGCCCGCCGTCCCGGTCGACCACCCGCCCCGGCTGGCCGGGTTCCTGGCCCTCTCCGCGGCGATGTGGGTGGTGATCGGTCGGAGCGGTCCCGGCCGGCGGGTCGAGGCGACCTTCATGATCGACGCCGCGACCATCGTGGTGGTCAGCGTCCTGGTCCTCTGGAGCGTCAGCTTCGGCCGGACCGTGGACGAGGACGCGCCGTCCTACGTCCGGGCCGTCTGGTTGGCCTACCCGGTCGCCGACGCGCTGCTGCTGGCGCTCGTGGTTCGCGTCCTGCTGAGCTCGCGCGCCCGTTCGGCGATCGACGCCGCCTTCGGGGTCGGCGTGCTGCTCTGGCTGGCCTCGGACGTGCTCTACCTCGTCGACCCCCACGGCGTGGGCAAGGAGACGATGGACGCCGCCTGGATGGTGGCCCCGGTGCTGCTCGCGCGCGCGGCGTGGAGCTGGCGCCCCGTCCTCGGCGCCCAGGCCGACACCCGGTCGTCGAACGGCTGGCTCGTCGGGCTGGCGATCGCGGTGGTCCCCCTGTTCGTGCCGCCGACCGTCGAGGTCGTCGCAGACCTGCGCGGGCGCGCCGAGTCGCCCGTGATGTTCGGACTGTCGTCGGCCGTCCTCGTGGCGCTGGCGTTCATCCGCACCGCCCGGCTGATGATCGCCGAGCAGCACGCACGGGCCGAGCTCGAGCGTGCCCGCGACGAGGCGCTGGCGGCGTCGAGGGCCAAGTCGGCCTTCGTCGCGACCATGAGCCACGAGATCCGGACCCCCCTGACGACCGTCCTCGCCACCGCGGAGATGCTCGACGACGTGGACCTCGACGAGGACCAGCAGGACCTGCAGCGCCGGATGCGCCGGTCGGGCGGACTGCTGCACACCCTCGTCGAGGACATCCTCGACTTCTCCCGGATCGAGGCGGGCCACCTCGAGCTCTCCACGGTCCCCTTCGACCTGCCGGCCGTCGCCGGCGAGCTCGCCCACTCCTACTGCGCCCGGGCGGCCGAGGTGGGCCTCGCCTTCGAGGCGCTGGTCGATCCCGGGCTGCCGCGCCTGGTCCGGGGCGACCCCGGCCGGCTCCAGCAGATCGCGGGCAACCTGCTCGACAACGCACTGAAGTTCACCGACGAGGGCTGCCTGACGCTCGAGGTGCGCCGCGCACCGGGCGACGCTGCCGTCGAGGCCCGCGACGACTCCGAGGTGGCGGTGCAGGTCGTCGTGCGCGACACCGGCATCGGCATCCCGCCCGACCGCCTCGCGGCGGTGTTCGGCGCCTTCGAGCAGGTCGACGGGTCGAGCACCCGGCGGCACGGCGGCACCGGCCTGGGCCTGGCGATCTGCGGCCAGCTCGCCGCCCTGATGGGCGGCACCATCACGGTCACCAGCGAGCCGGGCCGCGGCAGCGAGTTCGTCGCGACCGTGCGCCTGCAGGTCGTGCGCGACGACGCGTCCGGGACCCTTGCCGGGACGGCTGGCCCGGTCGCGTCCGGCCGATGA
- a CDS encoding response regulator — protein sequence MADVMVVDDDDDIRELIAMRVRRLGHRVTSVGDPGAALAHASTADVDLALLDWSMPAMNGGELCARLRELVHLADTPILMVTAHADPETRAGAFAAGATGYLTKPFALRDLDAHVQSLLETGHCAPLASGTDLERSA from the coding sequence ATGGCTGACGTGATGGTCGTCGACGACGACGACGACATCCGCGAGCTGATCGCGATGCGGGTGCGCCGGCTCGGCCACCGCGTGACCAGCGTGGGCGACCCGGGCGCTGCCCTCGCGCACGCGAGCACCGCGGACGTCGACCTCGCGCTGCTCGACTGGAGCATGCCGGCGATGAACGGCGGCGAGCTGTGCGCCCGCCTGCGTGAGCTGGTCCACCTGGCCGACACGCCGATCCTCATGGTCACCGCCCACGCCGACCCGGAGACCCGCGCGGGCGCCTTCGCCGCCGGAGCGACCGGCTACCTCACCAAGCCCTTCGCGCTGCGTGACCTCGACGCCCACGTGCAGTCGCTGCTGGAGACCGGGCACTGCGCGCCGCTCGCCAGCGGCACGGACCTCGAGCGGTCGGCATGA